One genomic window of Leopardus geoffroyi isolate Oge1 chromosome C3, O.geoffroyi_Oge1_pat1.0, whole genome shotgun sequence includes the following:
- the S100A1 gene encoding protein S100-A1, whose amino-acid sequence MGSELETAMETLINVFHAHSGKEGDKYKLSKKELKELLQTELSGFLDAQKDADAVDKVMKELDENGDGEVDFQEYVVLVAALTVACNNFFWENS is encoded by the exons ATGGGCTCAGAGCTGGAGACGGCGATGGAGACTCTCATCAACGTGTTCCACGCCCACTCGGGCAAGGAGGGAGACAAGTACAAGCTGAGCAAGAAGGAGCTAAAAGAGCTGCTGCAGACCGAGCTCTCTGGCTTCCTGGAC GCCCAGAAGGATGCAGACGCTGTGGACAAGGTGATGAAAGAGCTAGACGAGAATGGAGATGGGGAGGTGGACTTCCAAGAGTATGTGGTGCTGGTGGCTGCCCTCACAGTGGCCTGTAACAACTTTTTCTGGGAGAACAGTTGA